One Bythopirellula goksoeyrii genomic window, TGATACTTGTTTGCTGATTTCGATTCCACACTTGCGGGTGATGAGGCTATCGGGGTGGTTTGCCAGCAACTCAAGGAAAGCTACGACGATTGACACACTAAGCGGCAAGCCGGCGGCAGAGATTCTTTCAGCCACCCAGAGTACCTGTTCAAAGTTGTTCGTGTATTGTCGTGCAACCAAGTCCCGCTCTGCTCCCGTTTGCATCGCGGCGAGGAGCGTGATATCGGGGGCCGGTTGATTCACATCGGCGTCGTCCACCTTGCCAAGCCCGCCTGGGTTGGCCAATCGAATCGCTTCGTAGGCGGTGCGAGTATCTGCGGCGGTCAATCCTGCCAATACTTCACCAATCCCGTCTCGAAGGGGAATATCTGTCCTTGCGGCTGCCAGCGGTGCCAAGAGCAGCACGGTACCCAAATAGGTATTCGTACCGACAGATGCATGGATGGCGGAGATACAATCGAGAATGGCTTGCCCCGCGCCGACCTTGCCAGCCGAGGCAATTGGCTGGCCAATCACAGCGGCACTCGTAAGAAAATCGGCGTAGGTGACATCCTCAAAATCAGCCCCCCGATAAACGTTCCCCGGTTTGGGAGCAGTGGCTTCCCAAATACAAGCCAATGTTGCACAGGCGGCAAGATCCGTCATCGATTTGCTCCAGTAGCCGCTTCAGCAGTGCGAGCCAAGAAGTCAGCCAAGAAACGTTGCGACTCCTCGGGAGCATCTTCGACAACCCAGTGACCAACATCGGCCAGTCGATGCACTTCGGCCTTGGGCCACACTTGGCAAAACTTCTCCAGACATTCCGGCGTGAAGCACCAGTCCTGCATCCCCCAGATCAAGAGTTGCGGTAGCCCGGCGAGACTCGGCAAGGCATCCTCAATCTCACCCAGGGTGTCCCAAGTTGGATGGCTTGCTGAGAGCGGAATGTCTTTCACGAATTGATGCACGGCAGCTCGACGCGTCCAACTGTTATAGGGTGCCAGGTAAGCCTCGGCGACTGCGGGATCAAGTCGAGTGGTTCGGGAGAGTGTCATCCGCAAAGACGCAAGCGAAAACGCATTACCACCCTGCAGCGCCAGTTTTCCGAACAGGGGCCACCGGCAGACGCGAATCCGCCAAGGGATGAACCAAGGCCGAAAAGCTCCCGTGTTGAAGAGCACGATCCGCTCAAACAGATCGCGCTCTTTGAGGAGCGTACCCAGCCCAATCGCTCCACCCCAATCTTGGGCTACCAGTGTCACCCGGCAGAGATCGAGATTGCGCACAAGTTCTGAGAGATTCTGAATATGATCCGCTAACCGCAAGGGACGCTTTTGAAGATCACTCAGCCCACAGCCGATGTGATCTGGGGCAATGCAGCGATAGCTGTCTCGATTTGCTTCGATCAACCGCCGCCAATGGAACGACCAGGTTGGATTGCCATGGACAAACAGCAGGGTCTGCTCTGCGTTTTCCGGACCTTCGTCCAGGTAGTGCATACGTCCGCCGGCCACCTCGCACCAATGACCGGTGAAGGGATAGAGTTGCTGCCAAGAGTCGCATTCGTCGGGTGGAGTCTTCAATGCTCTATCATTTAATTCGAGGCTGGGATTTTCATGGGGATACAAGCTTGATCCAAAGTAAATGAATTTTGAACCACAGAGGTCACAGAGGACACGAAGTTGGGACAAGGAGGGTCACCTAGAAAGCGATTGGTATTCTCTGTGTCCTCTGTGGTAAATCCTTCTTTGGTTTGAGTAACATTCTAACGACAATCCCTCCCGTCGTCGGCCCCCGGACTTTCGAGTTGTGACTAGTGTTGGCCATTTGGGTCGCTAACTATTTCGGGATCTTCTGGATAATGCGTCTACCGGGCAAGCGCGGTTGCATGCAAGCCAATAATCTTTGCTGCCTTGCTCGATCCTACGCACCATGGCGAGAGAACCATGGTGGCCCTCTCACGAAAACCAAAAACAAAATACAAAACTAAACTTCCGCACTGTGATTTCCTCGATGTTTTCTACGAATTTCCAAGTAGTTTTGTAGTACGAAACTCTCCCTCCTCGGTGTAAGACTACAAGAGACTTCGTGCAGTCAACTCCCCTGAAACCTACCGACGGATCTCTAGCCGGGCTCCCTGGAAGCGTGCTCTCAGCTTGTCAGGCTTCTGGCACTACTCTCCCGACAGAGGGCATTTGAGATTGGGCTCTCGACTTTGTTCTCAATCGTCAAACAACTAGCAGACGATGCAGCGAGCACCATTATCGCAATTCGTTGGCCAAATTCCACAACGATTTGTGGGCCACTTGTGAGGCAGGGACTATGAGCTGGGTAAGCTGAACGGGGAGAAAATCAGCCGCCGATAAATCCTGTCAGTCAGAAATTTACGGATTCGATGTGCTCCACTGAAGCAGCGAGGTGAACTTCGCGGCTTTGTACGATGAGGCGTCCTTTGGACAAGAGTTGTTGTCTGCCGGTTCTAGCAGCGGGTTTGGCACGGGTATGATGCTTACGGTCTTAGCTGTCTAAGTCACAGGATCAACTTTCCACTTTCAATCAGGCTTCGGTCCACCAGAGTAATAATATTCGCCCTCCGGCTTAAGTACAATTTGTTTCGCATTGGTACTGATCGAAGGTTTTCCATGATCCCTAGATTTCATGAATTTAGGGACATTTGTCAGCGTTATTGAATTCTTGGATTTCGACAAAGTCAATTCGGACGCACTCCCAAAGAATTCAAGGCGATCAAACCCTTTAA contains:
- a CDS encoding triphosphoribosyl-dephospho-CoA synthase, producing the protein MTDLAACATLACIWEATAPKPGNVYRGADFEDVTYADFLTSAAVIGQPIASAGKVGAGQAILDCISAIHASVGTNTYLGTVLLLAPLAAARTDIPLRDGIGEVLAGLTAADTRTAYEAIRLANPGGLGKVDDADVNQPAPDITLLAAMQTGAERDLVARQYTNNFEQVLWVAERISAAGLPLSVSIVVAFLELLANHPDSLITRKCGIEISKQVSQRAAHVLSLGRPGDELFDREIAEFDFSLRTDGHRRNPGTSADLIAAALFVLLRENRLEWPVRFY
- a CDS encoding alpha/beta fold hydrolase; this encodes MKTPPDECDSWQQLYPFTGHWCEVAGGRMHYLDEGPENAEQTLLFVHGNPTWSFHWRRLIEANRDSYRCIAPDHIGCGLSDLQKRPLRLADHIQNLSELVRNLDLCRVTLVAQDWGGAIGLGTLLKERDLFERIVLFNTGAFRPWFIPWRIRVCRWPLFGKLALQGGNAFSLASLRMTLSRTTRLDPAVAEAYLAPYNSWTRRAAVHQFVKDIPLSASHPTWDTLGEIEDALPSLAGLPQLLIWGMQDWCFTPECLEKFCQVWPKAEVHRLADVGHWVVEDAPEESQRFLADFLARTAEAATGANR